The genomic region GTGGAGAAAGCGCGCCACATCGGGCCGGAACCCCGCGAAGGTGACCCTCGCCTGCAGACCATGCTCCCAGCAGGTGCGCCGAAGCTCCGACTCGAGAGGGCCGTCGCCGAAGATCGCGAGCCACGCCTCGGGGCGATCGCCGAGGATGCGGGGCATCGCCGCGATCAGGTGGCGATGCCCCTTGTGCGGGACGAGAGAGCCCACCGCGCCGATGAGGCCGGCCTCCGCGGGGATTCCAAGCTCGGCCCGCAGCTGATCGGGGTCCTCCTTGGCGTGCGCGTCGATCCGCTCGGGGTCGACGCACGAATGGACCACCCGCAACCTCGATGCCGCGACGCCGTGCTGCTGCAGGATCTCTTTGACCGCCTGGGAGACGCAGAGGAAGAAGGCCGGCTCGCTCGTGTAGCGCATCCGTGTGATCGGATCGCTCCCCGGGGGGAAGTCGACGCGCCTGTGCACGACGAAAACCGGGCGCCGATCCCGCGGAAGCGTGGGCCAGCGGATGGAGAAGAACCCCAGGCTGTGGGCATTGGCCGTGTGGGTGTGGAGGACTCCGGCGTCCGTGTCCTGGATCGCCTGGACCACGTTCTTGATCGCGATCGGATCGCCCGCGCCGTGATAGGGGATTTCCCGAACTTCCAGGTTCTCGGAGCGGGCCCGCTGGCAGAGGGGGCTTCCCTTGGGCGTCAGGATCACCGACCTGTGGCCGCTGGCGGCGAGGGCGCGCGCGAGATAGAGGACCTGTTGCTGTCCCCCCCGCCATTCGCGCCCCGTGTCGAGGTGCAGGATGCTCAAGGAGCGGTCGTCTGTCTGGTTCAATCCGGCCATCCTTCTTCGGTGCCGCTCAGTATAGCCGGAACGAAGGATCGAGGGGAGGGAATCCGTCGGGGGGCGCGTGGTTGCGACCCCGCCGGCTGCGTCAGTCGCGCCATGGCCCGCTCGGCTCGCTGAGTCACAGGGCGCGAGCAGTGCGGGCCATCAGCGCTTCACGAGCCGGAGGGCCTGTGACCCCGCCGGCTCCCTCAGCCCCGCTATGTTCGCGTTCGCGGCGCGGGGCTTCGGGAGCCGCCGGGGTCCCTCGACAGGAAGCGGGAGGACACATGGCCCTATCTCAGCAGGACGATGCTCCTCGCCCGCCGCTGCCCGCCGTCAACCGTCAGCCGGCAGTAGTAGATCCCCGAGGCCACCTGCATCCCCGCGTCGTTGCGCGAGGACCAGGTCTCCTGATGCCACCCCCCCGCTCTGTGTCCGGCGAAGAGGGTCTTCACGAGTCGACCGTTCACATCGAAGACACGGAGGTCGATTTCTCCATCTCGTGGAAGGGCGTAGCGGATTGTCGTCTGATCCCCGAACGGGTTGGGCCTGGCCGGAGCAAGCTCGAGGGACGGGCCATCGGCGGCCTCGCGAGACACATGCGACGCGCCCCTCACTCGGACGCACAGCGTGATTCCGCCCGTCTCCCGCACCAGGACTCCCGACGGCGTGTAGAGGAAGCACTCCACATCGACGCGGCCGAGCGGCCGGGTCACGGTCGGCGTGACGGTCGCCCGGCAGGGAATCATCTGTCCCGGGCCGAGCGGGATCGGGACCCCCTCGGGCAGGCTGAGCGTCGCGGACCAGTCCTCGGCCCCTTCCTCCCTGTCGATGCGGAGAACGACCTCCATCGGCCCGGTCTCGGGATTCTCGACCGCGAACGTCATCCCGACGGGGGCGCCGATGTCGGTCTCCATGGAGAACTCGCCAAGGGCCGCGTGGTTGTTCTCCCCCTGCGGCCAGTCGCTCTGCGGCATCTCGCCCGGCGAGTGGATCGTGCTGAAGAAAGAGAAGAAGGGCTCGCCGAAGCTGTTCGCCGGCGGCGATGTCCAGAAGACGGGCCCGACCGTCAGGGAATCGCCCGGCGGCAGCGATGGAATCGGAATCAAGCCGAAGGGGCTTCCCGCGCCGGCTCTCTCCGCGGCGTTCGGATCGC from Candidatus Eisenbacteria bacterium harbors:
- a CDS encoding glycosyltransferase family 4 protein, which encodes MAGLNQTDDRSLSILHLDTGREWRGGQQQVLYLARALAASGHRSVILTPKGSPLCQRARSENLEVREIPYHGAGDPIAIKNVVQAIQDTDAGVLHTHTANAHSLGFFSIRWPTLPRDRRPVFVVHRRVDFPPGSDPITRMRYTSEPAFFLCVSQAVKEILQQHGVAASRLRVVHSCVDPERIDAHAKEDPDQLRAELGIPAEAGLIGAVGSLVPHKGHRHLIAAMPRILGDRPEAWLAIFGDGPLESELRRTCWEHGLQARVTFAGFRPDVARFLHCFDVFAHPSTEEGLGTAILDAMSARLPVVATNAGGIPEAVRHGETGWLVPPASPPELAGAIISLLEDPRRRAQFGEAGRARVEAEFSIESLRDGVLGAYRELLAAQAVAPGIIAPEPADGGASKRS